In a genomic window of Myxococcales bacterium:
- a CDS encoding HlyD family efflux transporter periplasmic adaptor subunit, whose amino-acid sequence MIDPKLRRADRAALAVAAALVSLVAACRDQGHPHDASGVFEARETIIAAEVAGQLLQMPIEEGQELAAQAIAAEIDCSQLELQKAQLRATDAAITERTTEAKPQLDVLREQQKASEAQLAVQQEQVRVLERERARFAELVAAQAAPAKQLADLEGQLAILKRQLASTSSQIAIIRQQRTSYAAQIDTQNRASQSEREPAQARIAQIEQQISKCTVVNPVAGTVLTKYAERYEFATPGKPLYKIADLTNIVLRAYITGDQLGRVKLNQPVRVFIDAGPGAFRELPGTLIWVADKAEFTPKTIQTKSERSNLVYAVKIRVANDGTLKIGMYGEVVF is encoded by the coding sequence ATGATCGACCCGAAGCTCCGCCGCGCCGACCGCGCGGCCCTGGCCGTCGCCGCCGCGCTCGTCAGCCTGGTGGCCGCGTGCCGCGACCAGGGCCACCCCCACGACGCCAGCGGCGTGTTCGAGGCGCGCGAGACCATCATCGCCGCCGAGGTCGCCGGCCAGCTCCTGCAGATGCCGATCGAGGAGGGCCAGGAGCTCGCGGCCCAGGCCATCGCCGCCGAGATCGACTGCAGCCAGCTCGAGCTGCAGAAGGCCCAGCTGCGCGCGACCGACGCCGCGATCACCGAGCGGACCACCGAGGCCAAGCCCCAGCTCGACGTGCTGCGCGAGCAGCAGAAGGCCAGCGAGGCGCAGCTCGCGGTCCAGCAGGAGCAGGTGCGGGTCCTCGAGCGCGAGCGCGCGCGGTTCGCCGAGCTGGTCGCGGCCCAGGCCGCGCCGGCCAAGCAGCTCGCCGACCTCGAGGGGCAGCTCGCGATCCTCAAGCGCCAGCTGGCGTCGACCTCGAGCCAGATCGCGATCATCCGGCAGCAGCGGACCTCGTACGCCGCGCAGATCGACACGCAGAACCGGGCCTCGCAGAGCGAGCGCGAGCCGGCCCAGGCGCGGATCGCCCAGATCGAGCAGCAGATCAGCAAGTGCACGGTGGTCAACCCGGTCGCCGGCACGGTGCTGACCAAGTACGCCGAGCGGTACGAGTTCGCGACCCCGGGCAAGCCGCTGTACAAGATCGCCGACCTCACCAACATCGTCCTGCGCGCCTACATCACCGGCGATCAGCTCGGCCGCGTGAAGCTCAACCAGCCGGTGCGGGTCTTCATCGACGCCGGCCCCGGCGCCTTCCGCGAGCTGCCCGGCACGCTCATCTGGGTCGCGGACAAGGCCGAGTTCACGCCCAAGACCATCCAGACCAAGAGCGAGCGCTCGAACCTCGTCTACGCCGTCAAGATCCGCGTCGCCAACGACGGCACGCTCAAGATCGGGATGTACGGCGAGGTGGTGTTCTGA